A region from the Wansuia hejianensis genome encodes:
- a CDS encoding ABC transporter permease produces MENTKKNIFKSNEVMMLFVLIVVIAIFTILNKNYLTYANMSNILMAASTIGLLAIGETFLIIAGHVDLSCANIAAMFAVITAIMINAGVPWLLTIVIVVACSTVAGLVNSCLVNVFGLQPFIATLAMSNVFSGVAYLACSGKSLPVGDKAFNAIGSMRILGIPFPAILMVVCFVIFGFILARTVFGRSVYMVGGNPEAARLAGLNPKKVSTVLYVLSAMVAAFAGVLMTAKMHSGQPSAGSGAEFDAITAAILGGVAFTGGTGNLAGCFIGLLIMQCFNNGLTVVNVSSFWQIVAKGLLLIAALIFDFFRRKKLAK; encoded by the coding sequence ATGGAGAACACGAAAAAGAATATTTTCAAATCAAACGAAGTCATGATGCTGTTTGTGCTGATCGTTGTAATTGCTATTTTTACCATTTTAAATAAAAACTACCTGACATATGCAAATATGAGCAATATTTTGATGGCTGCGTCTACCATCGGCTTGCTGGCGATTGGCGAAACGTTTTTGATTATCGCCGGGCATGTGGATCTTTCCTGCGCGAATATAGCGGCAATGTTTGCCGTGATCACCGCGATTATGATTAACGCCGGGGTTCCATGGCTGCTGACCATTGTGATTGTAGTGGCGTGCAGCACAGTTGCGGGGCTTGTGAACTCCTGTCTGGTAAATGTATTTGGGCTGCAGCCGTTTATTGCCACGCTGGCAATGTCGAATGTGTTTAGCGGAGTCGCCTATCTGGCCTGCTCCGGTAAGTCACTTCCCGTGGGAGATAAGGCGTTTAACGCCATAGGCTCCATGAGGATTCTGGGAATCCCGTTTCCGGCCATTCTGATGGTGGTCTGTTTTGTGATATTCGGTTTTATACTGGCGAGAACTGTGTTCGGGCGGAGTGTCTATATGGTAGGCGGAAACCCGGAGGCGGCCCGGCTCGCAGGGTTAAATCCGAAGAAAGTGAGCACGGTCCTCTATGTGCTCAGCGCGATGGTCGCCGCCTTTGCCGGCGTCCTGATGACGGCTAAGATGCACTCCGGGCAGCCCAGCGCCGGATCAGGGGCTGAATTCGACGCGATTACGGCCGCGATCCTGGGCGGAGTGGCATTTACCGGAGGAACGGGAAATCTGGCGGGGTGTTTTATCGGACTGCTGATCATGCAGTGTTTTAACAACGGCCTGACGGTTGTCAATGTTTCTTCCTTCTGGCAGATCGTGGCGAAGGGCCTGCTTCTGATCGCCGCGCTGATCTTTGATTTCTTCAGGAGAAAGAAGCTGGCAAAATAA
- a CDS encoding sugar ABC transporter ATP-binding protein gives MENNYVEFRNIRKAFVGVQALDGISFRANGGEVCALLGENGAGKSTLLKILSGAQQADSGEYFINGSEVKFHSPIEAINAGVSVIYQERQLVGELTVTENVFMEDLYCKKAGIVDFKKSHEEMKKIIDRFHMPFAPQTKVKKLSVAHQQMVEIMKAYRRKSQVIAFDEPTAPLSDAEIDILFELIGRLRDAGKVILYVSHRLKELFRLTDKIVILKDGRFIEDIRTEDATEGYLVSKMVGREIGDTFSALNRNGQIGEVVLEARHLYGSGVKDVSFSLHKGEVLGFAGLIGAGRSETMQLLFGADKLVSGEIYIDGKPARIKSPREAIKAGIGLCPEDRKEQGLVLGRSVRDNLTIPILDAISRNGIIDRKKERRLSGEAIDKYRIKTHSMEKIARELSGGNQQKIILGRWMLADLKVLILDEPTKGIDVGAKAEIYQMVCDLAREGLGVIFISSELQEVINVCDKVIVMKEGVITGRLNREEMSEEGILALAMQEN, from the coding sequence ATGGAAAATAACTATGTGGAATTTAGAAATATCAGAAAGGCCTTTGTAGGCGTTCAGGCGCTTGACGGGATCAGTTTCCGTGCCAACGGAGGAGAAGTCTGCGCTCTATTGGGAGAAAATGGGGCGGGGAAAAGCACGCTCCTGAAAATTCTGAGCGGAGCACAGCAGGCTGATTCCGGAGAATATTTCATAAATGGTTCGGAGGTAAAATTTCATTCCCCGATTGAGGCCATCAATGCCGGTGTAAGCGTGATTTATCAGGAACGGCAGTTGGTTGGAGAGCTTACGGTGACAGAAAATGTATTCATGGAAGATCTGTATTGTAAGAAAGCGGGTATCGTGGACTTTAAAAAATCTCATGAAGAGATGAAGAAGATCATTGATCGCTTCCATATGCCTTTTGCCCCTCAGACAAAAGTGAAAAAATTGTCGGTCGCCCACCAGCAGATGGTGGAAATCATGAAGGCATACCGCAGAAAAAGCCAGGTGATTGCCTTTGATGAACCGACGGCTCCTCTTTCCGATGCAGAAATTGATATACTCTTTGAGCTGATCGGAAGGCTTCGTGACGCGGGTAAGGTGATTCTGTATGTGTCCCATCGCCTGAAAGAGCTGTTCCGGCTCACGGATAAGATTGTGATTCTCAAAGATGGCCGTTTTATCGAAGATATCCGGACAGAAGACGCGACAGAGGGTTATCTGGTCTCAAAAATGGTCGGGCGTGAAATCGGGGATACATTTTCCGCGCTGAACCGGAACGGTCAGATCGGGGAAGTGGTGCTGGAGGCCAGGCATCTGTATGGAAGCGGAGTTAAGGACGTAAGCTTCAGCCTTCATAAGGGAGAGGTTCTGGGGTTTGCCGGCCTGATAGGCGCCGGCCGTTCGGAGACAATGCAGCTGCTATTCGGGGCAGATAAGCTAGTAAGCGGTGAAATTTATATAGACGGAAAGCCGGCAAGGATTAAAAGCCCGAGGGAAGCCATTAAGGCAGGAATCGGGCTGTGTCCTGAGGACAGGAAGGAGCAGGGGCTTGTTCTGGGCCGGTCTGTCCGTGATAATCTGACAATCCCCATCCTGGACGCGATTTCCCGGAATGGAATTATCGACCGGAAAAAGGAACGGAGGCTGTCTGGGGAAGCAATTGACAAATACCGTATAAAAACACATTCCATGGAAAAGATTGCACGGGAGCTGTCCGGGGGAAATCAGCAGAAGATTATTCTGGGCCGGTGGATGCTTGCCGATCTGAAGGTGTTGATCCTGGACGAGCCTACAAAGGGAATTGACGTGGGGGCTAAGGCCGAGATTTACCAAATGGTATGCGATTTGGCCAGGGAAGGGCTGGGTGTGATTTTCATTTCTTCTGAGCTGCAGGAAGTGATCAATGTCTGTGACAAGGTCATCGTCATGAAAGAGGGAGTGATTACCGGCCGTCTGAACCGGGAGGAAATGTCTGAGGAAGGGATTCTGGCTCTGGCGATGCAGGAAAATTGA
- a CDS encoding sugar ABC transporter ATP-binding protein produces MEHKLELKNISKAFSGVQALNGISFEAKSGEIVALLGENGAGKSTLLKIMSGVYTPDSGKIYLDGNEMEFASPLDAIKHGINIIYQERQLVPYLTVMENVYMENIPARHGVVDYKNANERTQNLIDMFGLPFKATQKVEELSVAHQQMVEIIKAVRRKCPVIAFDEPTASLTETEIHGLFKIIRRLQEEGRVILYVSHRLKELFELTDRIVILKDGNYVTTVNTGETTTDQLVKHMVGRDLGDVYNALDRNETMGEVLLEVKDLCNDQIDHVSFQLHAGEVLGFAGLVGAGRTETMRAIYGADPLASGEIYIDGKQVKIKSPGDAMRYGMGLCPEDRKTQGLVLGSSVRENITLSVLKQVSKGGVLKRAREEKVSQEAVKSFNIKTPSIEKIAKELSGGNQQKVILGRWMAANPRILILDEPTKGIDVGAKAEIYQMVHNLAKRGIGVIFISSELTEVINVCENVIVMYEGRITGRFNRKADTCTEETVLSAAMNDSRKQKV; encoded by the coding sequence ATGGAGCATAAACTAGAGTTAAAAAATATATCAAAAGCCTTTTCCGGAGTTCAGGCGCTGAATGGCATCAGCTTTGAAGCAAAAAGCGGAGAAATTGTAGCGCTTCTGGGAGAGAATGGAGCCGGGAAAAGTACGCTGCTGAAAATCATGAGCGGCGTATATACTCCGGATTCAGGAAAGATCTATCTGGACGGGAACGAGATGGAATTCGCGTCGCCGCTGGATGCCATAAAACACGGCATTAATATTATTTATCAGGAAAGGCAGCTGGTGCCGTACCTGACGGTTATGGAAAATGTCTACATGGAAAACATACCTGCCAGGCACGGCGTTGTTGACTATAAAAATGCGAATGAACGCACGCAGAACCTGATTGATATGTTCGGGCTGCCGTTTAAAGCGACCCAGAAAGTAGAGGAATTATCAGTGGCCCATCAGCAGATGGTGGAGATCATCAAGGCAGTCCGCAGGAAATGTCCGGTGATCGCCTTTGACGAGCCCACAGCCAGCCTGACGGAGACAGAAATTCATGGATTATTCAAGATCATCCGGCGGCTTCAGGAGGAAGGGCGGGTGATCCTGTACGTATCCCACCGCCTGAAGGAGCTGTTTGAATTGACAGACCGGATAGTGATATTAAAAGACGGGAATTACGTGACAACAGTAAATACAGGGGAGACAACTACCGATCAGTTGGTAAAACACATGGTAGGCCGGGATCTGGGCGACGTCTACAATGCTCTGGACCGGAATGAAACTATGGGAGAAGTGCTGCTTGAGGTGAAAGATCTGTGTAATGACCAGATCGACCACGTGTCCTTCCAGCTCCATGCGGGAGAGGTACTGGGCTTTGCCGGACTGGTGGGCGCCGGGCGGACTGAGACTATGCGTGCGATCTACGGAGCGGACCCACTGGCTTCAGGCGAAATTTATATTGATGGTAAACAGGTGAAGATTAAATCGCCGGGAGACGCCATGCGGTATGGTATGGGCCTGTGTCCGGAGGACCGGAAAACCCAGGGTCTGGTGCTGGGCAGCAGCGTCCGTGAAAACATTACTTTATCCGTTCTGAAACAGGTATCCAAAGGCGGGGTTCTGAAGCGGGCCAGGGAAGAGAAGGTTTCACAGGAAGCTGTAAAAAGCTTCAATATTAAGACGCCGTCCATAGAAAAGATCGCCAAGGAGCTGTCCGGAGGAAATCAGCAGAAGGTTATCCTGGGCCGGTGGATGGCGGCCAATCCCCGGATTCTGATCCTGGACGAACCGACCAAAGGAATAGACGTAGGCGCAAAAGCAGAGATCTATCAGATGGTTCACAATCTGGCCAAAAGGGGGATCGGGGTGATCTTCATCTCTTCAGAACTGACAGAAGTGATCAACGTCTGTGAAAATGTAATTGTCATGTATGAAGGACGTATAACCGGCAGGTTTAACCGAAAGGCGGATACCTGTACGGAGGAAACAGTTCTTTCCGCAGCGATGAATGATTCTAGGAAACAGAAGGTATAA
- a CDS encoding IS3 family transposase: MIKEEHGEHHYPSRSLCKLVGITRAAYYKWLNHIETANDRLNKQISDRLEAIHQEHPDMGYRRLNDKLRHDHGIKVNDKRILRICRKQQIRSNLNIVMTAVPDHRKIQLL; encoded by the coding sequence GTGATTAAAGAGGAACATGGAGAACACCATTACCCGAGCCGCTCCTTATGTAAACTTGTCGGCATTACAAGAGCGGCTTACTACAAATGGCTGAACCATATAGAAACAGCAAATGACCGGCTGAACAAACAGATTTCCGACCGGTTGGAAGCAATTCATCAAGAACATCCTGACATGGGATATCGGAGATTGAATGACAAACTCCGTCACGATCATGGCATCAAAGTAAATGATAAGAGGATTCTACGTATATGCAGGAAGCAGCAGATAAGGTCAAACTTGAATATCGTTATGACGGCTGTACCAGACCATCGAAAAATCCAGCTTTTATAG
- a CDS encoding substrate-binding domain-containing protein, producing the protein MKGMKKAIGILLCGAMVFGGCGGAAGSAAEAESSSTGAASVTSAASSAGETEGSSESAGNEKLTFEYFTLSMGIEWIQQIDDALKELGEEYNFEVLTGDADYDINEQLSQVDTAIGQGIDGAFLFVVDEGSATAVVEKFDNAGIPVIGETLKLQDENGNNIAPYVELDAESVGGECGKWVCENYEDCGVDLSDMSKVGVITISSSKYQSDLGRGNGFLTELKAGLPDIPETNYYEADIASETNDDESQNAYNLVSPLLAAHPEIETWIMVATTDHFGVGACRAVEAAGMENNTILVSCGGEFAVKEWDNEAGACWKAACYYDAMDFVEIMVKGMLEICRDGKDASEIYEEYRNGDETYAAVGISGSMITADDYKEHVRAYQN; encoded by the coding sequence ATGAAAGGGATGAAAAAGGCAATTGGTATTTTGCTGTGCGGCGCCATGGTATTCGGGGGATGCGGAGGAGCGGCCGGAAGCGCAGCCGAAGCTGAGAGTAGTAGCACGGGAGCTGCGTCAGTGACGTCAGCCGCATCTTCGGCGGGAGAAACAGAAGGTTCCTCTGAATCTGCCGGAAATGAGAAGCTGACCTTTGAATATTTTACGCTGTCTATGGGCATCGAGTGGATACAGCAGATTGACGACGCCCTGAAAGAGCTGGGCGAAGAATATAATTTTGAAGTTCTTACCGGAGACGCAGATTACGATATTAATGAACAGCTTTCCCAGGTGGATACGGCTATCGGGCAGGGAATTGACGGCGCGTTTCTGTTCGTTGTGGATGAAGGAAGCGCTACGGCAGTCGTTGAGAAATTTGATAACGCCGGTATACCTGTAATCGGCGAAACGCTGAAGCTTCAGGATGAAAACGGAAATAATATCGCGCCGTATGTAGAGCTGGACGCGGAATCTGTAGGCGGAGAGTGCGGAAAATGGGTCTGTGAGAATTATGAAGACTGTGGCGTGGATCTGTCTGATATGTCCAAGGTTGGTGTAATCACCATATCCAGCAGCAAATATCAGTCAGACCTGGGCCGCGGCAATGGATTCCTGACGGAGCTGAAGGCCGGACTTCCGGATATCCCGGAGACAAACTATTATGAAGCGGATATAGCTTCCGAGACCAATGACGATGAATCCCAGAACGCCTATAATCTGGTATCGCCCCTGCTGGCAGCGCATCCGGAAATAGAGACATGGATCATGGTCGCTACCACGGATCACTTTGGAGTGGGCGCCTGCCGGGCGGTGGAAGCTGCGGGCATGGAAAATAATACAATTCTTGTGAGCTGCGGCGGTGAATTTGCGGTAAAGGAATGGGACAATGAGGCGGGGGCCTGCTGGAAAGCGGCCTGTTATTACGATGCCATGGATTTTGTGGAAATTATGGTTAAAGGGATGCTGGAAATCTGCCGGGACGGCAAGGATGCTTCTGAGATCTATGAGGAATACAGGAACGGTGATGAAACTTATGCGGCCGTGGGTATATCGGGCAGCATGATTACCGCAGATGACTATAAAGAGCATGTCAGAGCCTATCAGAATTGA
- a CDS encoding helix-turn-helix domain-containing protein, whose product MPRGILPEVKLRAVKDYISGNGSYLSHASELGVGKTVFRRWVNKYKTFGESAFIRTGHNQAYSASFKKYVVETYLNGEGSYRELAVTYNIPSENTIRQWILKYNGHETLKASGTGGNAIMTKGRNTFIR is encoded by the coding sequence ATGCCCAGAGGAATATTACCAGAAGTGAAGCTGCGGGCTGTAAAAGATTACATTTCAGGAAACGGATCCTATCTGTCACACGCCAGCGAACTTGGAGTGGGTAAAACCGTTTTTAGAAGATGGGTTAACAAGTACAAAACATTCGGTGAATCCGCTTTCATAAGAACCGGGCACAATCAAGCCTATTCAGCCTCCTTTAAAAAATATGTTGTTGAAACATATCTAAACGGAGAAGGATCTTACAGGGAACTGGCGGTCACCTATAACATCCCTTCCGAAAATACGATCAGACAGTGGATTTTGAAGTATAATGGACATGAAACGCTGAAAGCTTCCGGAACAGGAGGGAATGCTATCATGACCAAAGGAAGAAACACATTTATCAGGTGA
- a CDS encoding ABC transporter permease, whose protein sequence is MENKKKLKLSEMLLKSNSAILLLILIVVVIVFSVLNGNYFSTQNATNIFYSATTVGLLAIGETFLIIGGHIDLSNSALAAMSGVMVALLIKSGMPWPLAMLLVLLVGAVVGLINSTLANVFSIQPFIATLAVASICEGVGYIISDGRPIGVTNRSFINLGTYKLFGWIPVPVIILIVSFLVFGFILKKTTFGRKVYIIGGNAEAAHLAGINPKRISTVLYVLSSAIGALVGIILAARMHTGAPTAASGADFDAITAAVLGGVAFTGGKGTMVGCFIGLMIIQCFNTGLSVVGVSSFWQSVAKGLLLVFALVLDHFRMKTVSKN, encoded by the coding sequence ATGGAAAATAAGAAAAAACTCAAACTTTCAGAAATGCTATTAAAATCAAACAGTGCAATACTCCTTTTGATCCTCATTGTGGTGGTAATCGTTTTTTCAGTGCTAAACGGCAATTACTTTTCCACTCAAAATGCTACAAATATTTTTTATTCGGCCACGACGGTCGGCTTGCTGGCCATCGGTGAGACATTCCTGATCATCGGCGGACACATTGACCTTTCTAATTCTGCCCTGGCTGCCATGAGCGGCGTCATGGTAGCACTGCTGATCAAAAGCGGAATGCCCTGGCCGCTGGCTATGCTTCTGGTATTGCTGGTAGGTGCGGTTGTAGGGCTTATAAATTCAACGCTGGCCAATGTTTTCAGCATCCAGCCTTTTATCGCCACCTTGGCGGTCGCCTCCATTTGTGAAGGCGTAGGATACATCATCAGCGACGGCCGCCCGATCGGTGTAACTAACCGTTCTTTCATCAATCTGGGAACCTACAAGCTCTTTGGATGGATCCCCGTTCCGGTCATCATTTTAATCGTCAGCTTTCTGGTCTTCGGATTCATCCTGAAAAAGACCACCTTCGGCCGGAAGGTATATATCATCGGCGGAAATGCCGAAGCGGCACATTTAGCCGGCATAAACCCCAAACGGATCAGCACAGTCCTCTATGTGCTCAGTTCCGCCATAGGCGCCCTGGTCGGCATCATCCTGGCCGCCAGAATGCATACGGGAGCTCCCACGGCGGCTTCCGGAGCAGATTTTGACGCGATCACAGCAGCAGTGCTGGGCGGCGTTGCTTTCACAGGAGGCAAGGGAACTATGGTAGGCTGCTTCATCGGCCTGATGATCATACAATGCTTCAACACGGGATTGTCGGTAGTCGGAGTATCTTCCTTCTGGCAGTCAGTGGCCAAAGGCCTGCTCCTGGTATTTGCTTTGGTGCTGGACCACTTCCGGATGAAAACAGTATCGAAAAATTAA
- a CDS encoding non-oxidative hydroxyarylic acid decarboxylases subunit D — protein MECPRCKSKEIKIIAKAPVDDAWEVYSCGKCCYSWRSTEQIQIHEKFLLDDEKIKAMQVIPPIPPLKGVV, from the coding sequence GTGGAATGTCCGAGATGTAAAAGCAAAGAAATCAAAATAATTGCGAAAGCCCCCGTGGACGATGCCTGGGAGGTTTATTCCTGTGGGAAATGCTGCTATTCCTGGCGTTCCACAGAGCAAATACAAATCCATGAGAAATTTCTGCTGGATGATGAAAAAATAAAAGCGATGCAGGTGATACCGCCGATACCGCCGTTAAAGGGAGTAGTCTGA
- a CDS encoding NAD(P)-dependent alcohol dehydrogenase, giving the protein MKIEAAVVHEVNGPYLIEEVELAAPRADEVLVKVSASGICHTDVGAQKGDFGNIFPIVLGHEGSGVVMEAGSGVKEFKPGDRVAMSFSWCGECPACSTGRSWGCSRLYDLNFAGHDYYGGTPLSRNGERVSCFFGQSSFASHAVVHKNNLVRVPDGMDLRIAAPVGCGIQTGAGSVLNYLRPVPGNGIVVSGCGGVGMSALMAARLCGCDPIVAVDVVDSRLELALELGATRAVNAKRENPVQAVHELTGGRGVEYAVECSGIGECIRTAVNCTGAFGVIAVCGAAYDLRINFHEEVTAMHRTLTGIIEGHSNPKLFIPKLLSFYEKGLFPIDKLIKFYDFKDIEQAVEDSVQGIALKPVLVMGS; this is encoded by the coding sequence GTGAAAATTGAAGCTGCGGTTGTACATGAAGTGAATGGGCCTTATCTCATTGAGGAAGTTGAGCTTGCTGCGCCTAGGGCGGATGAGGTTCTCGTGAAGGTTTCTGCCAGTGGGATCTGCCATACGGATGTAGGTGCTCAGAAAGGAGATTTCGGGAATATTTTTCCTATAGTGCTTGGGCATGAGGGCAGCGGGGTTGTTATGGAAGCCGGGAGCGGAGTAAAAGAGTTTAAGCCAGGTGACCGGGTGGCGATGTCTTTTTCCTGGTGTGGAGAATGTCCGGCCTGTTCTACAGGGAGAAGCTGGGGATGCTCCAGGCTGTATGACCTTAATTTTGCCGGGCACGATTATTATGGGGGAACGCCGTTGTCCCGGAATGGGGAGAGGGTGTCTTGTTTTTTTGGGCAGTCCTCTTTTGCGTCTCATGCGGTTGTACATAAAAATAATCTCGTGCGGGTGCCGGACGGTATGGATCTGCGTATTGCCGCGCCGGTTGGCTGCGGGATTCAGACGGGAGCGGGCAGTGTGCTGAATTATCTCAGACCTGTGCCCGGAAACGGTATTGTGGTGTCGGGCTGCGGCGGAGTGGGCATGAGCGCGCTAATGGCCGCCAGACTGTGTGGCTGTGATCCGATCGTTGCAGTGGATGTGGTAGATTCCCGTCTGGAGCTGGCCCTGGAACTGGGAGCGACCCGTGCGGTGAATGCCAAAAGGGAAAATCCGGTCCAGGCGGTCCATGAGCTCACGGGCGGCAGAGGTGTGGAATACGCAGTAGAGTGCAGCGGCATCGGTGAATGTATACGCACGGCAGTCAATTGCACAGGCGCTTTCGGAGTGATCGCTGTCTGCGGCGCCGCCTATGACCTGCGGATTAACTTCCATGAGGAGGTGACGGCGATGCACCGCACCCTGACGGGGATCATTGAAGGCCACAGCAATCCAAAGCTGTTTATTCCAAAGCTGCTGTCCTTTTATGAGAAGGGGCTGTTCCCGATTGACAAGCTGATTAAATTCTATGATTTTAAGGATATTGAACAGGCAGTGGAGGATTCTGTCCAGGGGATTGCACTCAAACCGGTGCTGGTCATGGGAAGTTGA
- a CDS encoding substrate-binding domain-containing protein produces MKARKLVSGLLCLALGFSLTACGNEGTKTTSGSAGTSKSTSSAASSSAASSTSSAAGTSKAGEDKEIVIALMMKSLASEWNQNIEASLEKLGEEHGFKVLTFDADGDSATQLDQLNDAINQGVDGIFMHIADEGIASAAAEIVAEAGIPMIGESLPLKDDAGNWLIPCVVLNAAGCGTVASDWVADNWESTGVDLSDPSKVGVIMVTNTLTENAVLRHEGAVEELKAKMPEIPEENYFIADISASSADYIDGGYTETGAVLAAHPDLTSWVVIGVQDDYALGACRAIEEAGAAETAILVSMGGEQAIPEWKGGTTNPWYATVYYTAMDFTEPVVDGLLSVINGEATLEEVYSDNIADGQTYGTRTISGTAITYENYTDYIAG; encoded by the coding sequence ATGAAAGCAAGGAAATTGGTATCTGGGTTATTATGCCTGGCTCTGGGGTTTAGCCTGACGGCTTGTGGGAATGAAGGGACAAAAACAACATCGGGATCAGCAGGGACATCGAAAAGCACTTCCAGTGCAGCATCATCTTCTGCAGCGTCATCCACTTCTTCCGCAGCCGGTACCTCCAAAGCCGGTGAAGATAAAGAGATTGTCATAGCGTTAATGATGAAGTCTCTGGCCTCTGAGTGGAACCAGAATATTGAAGCGTCTCTTGAGAAGCTGGGGGAAGAGCATGGATTTAAGGTTCTGACATTTGACGCGGACGGAGATTCTGCGACACAGCTGGATCAGCTCAATGATGCAATTAATCAGGGCGTGGATGGTATCTTCATGCACATTGCTGACGAAGGAATCGCATCTGCGGCGGCTGAGATAGTGGCTGAAGCGGGAATTCCGATGATCGGGGAGTCTTTACCGCTGAAAGATGACGCAGGCAACTGGCTGATTCCCTGTGTGGTTCTGAATGCGGCGGGCTGCGGTACTGTAGCTTCAGACTGGGTAGCTGATAACTGGGAATCCACAGGCGTTGATTTAAGTGATCCCTCGAAGGTAGGCGTGATCATGGTGACGAATACACTGACGGAAAATGCCGTGCTGAGACATGAAGGCGCTGTGGAAGAGCTGAAGGCCAAGATGCCGGAGATCCCTGAGGAAAATTATTTTATAGCAGATATTTCTGCCAGCTCTGCGGACTACATAGACGGTGGTTATACGGAGACGGGCGCTGTTTTGGCCGCTCATCCGGATCTGACCTCCTGGGTGGTGATCGGTGTTCAGGATGATTATGCGCTGGGCGCCTGCCGTGCCATTGAGGAAGCAGGGGCAGCTGAAACTGCGATCCTGGTCAGCATGGGCGGCGAGCAGGCGATTCCAGAATGGAAAGGCGGAACTACAAACCCATGGTATGCGACGGTGTATTATACTGCAATGGACTTCACAGAGCCTGTAGTGGACGGGTTGTTGTCCGTAATCAACGGCGAGGCTACGCTGGAAGAAGTATATTCTGACAACATCGCCGATGGTCAGACTTACGGGACAAGGACAATTTCCGGTACGGCAATTACATATGAAAACTATACAGATTATATAGCAGGCTGA
- the xerA gene encoding site-specific tyrosine recombinase/integron integrase, with amino-acid sequence MKENLITEIEQNMLGFLDNAQMRQLHQVLEHCLWKVDICPKKENPADEYSKSNEKLLELFLSSKGIEGCSDKTLRYYSITIRNMMKIVSKQVQHITTDDLREYLGEYQQQRGCSKANIDNIRRNLSSFFSWLEDEDYILKSPVRRIHKIRTAKTVKETYSDETLELMRDNCNSLRDLAIIDLLASTGMRVGELVRLNRNDIDFESRECVVFGKGSKERPVYFDARTKIHLKNYLNSRTDANPALFVTLNLPHDRLLVSGVEIRLRKLGSKLNLQKVHPHKFRRTLATRAIDKGMPVEQVQKLLGHSKIDTTMQYAMVNQNNVKMSHRKYIS; translated from the coding sequence ATGAAGGAAAATCTAATTACAGAAATCGAACAGAATATGCTTGGCTTCCTTGACAATGCACAGATGCGCCAGCTCCATCAGGTACTGGAACATTGTCTGTGGAAGGTGGATATCTGTCCGAAAAAGGAGAACCCTGCTGATGAATACTCAAAATCTAATGAAAAGCTGCTGGAGCTCTTCCTTTCTTCTAAAGGAATTGAAGGCTGCTCTGATAAGACGCTCCGGTATTACAGCATTACGATCAGGAACATGATGAAAATAGTCAGCAAGCAAGTCCAGCACATAACTACTGACGATCTGCGGGAATACCTCGGCGAATACCAGCAGCAGCGGGGCTGCAGCAAGGCTAACATTGACAATATCCGAAGGAATCTTTCCAGCTTTTTTTCCTGGCTGGAGGATGAGGATTATATTTTAAAAAGCCCCGTGCGCAGAATTCATAAAATCCGGACCGCCAAGACTGTAAAAGAAACTTATTCAGATGAAACGCTGGAATTAATGCGGGATAACTGCAATTCGCTGCGGGATCTGGCCATCATCGACCTTCTGGCTTCCACCGGTATGCGTGTGGGTGAACTTGTCAGGCTGAACCGGAACGATATAGATTTCGAGAGCAGGGAATGCGTAGTATTCGGAAAGGGCAGCAAGGAACGGCCGGTCTATTTTGACGCCCGAACGAAAATCCATTTAAAAAACTACCTGAACAGCAGGACAGACGCCAATCCCGCTCTGTTTGTGACACTCAATCTACCCCACGACCGTCTGCTGGTGAGCGGCGTTGAAATCAGGCTCCGGAAGCTGGGCAGCAAACTAAATCTCCAAAAGGTACATCCACACAAATTCCGCAGGACTCTGGCTACCCGGGCGATTGATAAGGGAATGCCTGTGGAACAGGTGCAGAAGCTTCTGGGGCATTCCAAAATTGATACAACCATGCAGTATGCAATGGTAAATCAAAATAATGTTAAAATGTCTCACAGAAAATATATTTCATAA